Proteins from one Prevotella sp. E2-28 genomic window:
- a CDS encoding Fe-S cluster domain-containing protein, with amino-acid sequence MNFILIAVIVLGSIGLIAAIVLFVCSKKFAVFEDPRIAQVNELLPGANCGGCGFAGCGGMADALVKGADKGSIEGLNCPVGGAHVMSKVADLLGMAIANGEPKVAVVRCNGSCALRPKIAEYAGLRTCAAINACGAGETACGFGCLGCGDCVTACQFDAIYMNPETGLPEVDEEKCTACGACTKACPRGIIELRKKGPKGRRVFVSCVNKDKGAVAMKACKAACIGCGKCEKTCPFGAITVGNNVAYIDFNKCRLCRKCVDVCPKNAIHTVNFPAPKPVKEEKETEA; translated from the coding sequence ATGAATTTCATCTTGATTGCAGTCATTGTTCTTGGAAGCATCGGACTCATAGCAGCTATCGTGCTATTCGTCTGTTCCAAGAAATTTGCTGTCTTCGAAGATCCACGCATTGCACAAGTTAACGAGCTATTGCCTGGTGCCAATTGTGGTGGATGCGGCTTCGCAGGATGCGGCGGTATGGCTGACGCACTGGTAAAAGGGGCCGACAAAGGTAGTATAGAAGGATTGAATTGCCCTGTGGGCGGTGCCCACGTCATGAGCAAAGTAGCCGATCTGTTAGGGATGGCTATTGCCAACGGTGAACCAAAGGTTGCCGTTGTAAGATGTAACGGAAGTTGTGCACTCCGTCCAAAAATTGCCGAATATGCCGGTCTTCGCACCTGCGCTGCTATAAATGCCTGTGGAGCTGGAGAAACAGCTTGCGGTTTCGGCTGTCTTGGATGTGGCGATTGCGTAACTGCTTGCCAGTTTGATGCAATTTACATGAATCCCGAGACTGGTCTGCCAGAGGTTGACGAGGAAAAATGTACGGCTTGCGGCGCTTGCACAAAGGCTTGTCCACGAGGCATCATTGAACTGAGAAAAAAGGGACCTAAGGGGCGTCGTGTTTTCGTTTCATGCGTCAACAAAGATAAAGGTGCCGTTGCCATGAAGGCTTGTAAGGCTGCCTGCATCGGTTGCGGAAAGTGTGAGAAGACTTGTCCTTTCGGTGCTATCACCGTTGGAAACAACGTGGCCTATATTGACTTCAACAAGTGCCGTCTGTGTAGGAAATGCGTTGACGTATGTCCTAAGAATGCCATCCACACCGTAAACTTCCCCGCGCCAAAACCTGTAAAAGAAGAAAAGGAGACTGAAGCATGA
- a CDS encoding SoxR reducing system RseC family protein — MEKSIRHDGIVESIEGEHIRVKIVKHSACSTCKAAAHCTASESKEKIVDIFHYEQKGLKIGDAVVVGTSAHSIGKALLLGFGLPLVLLLAVMGILLTTGCDEGIAALAAILSLAPYYLVLWMLRERIADSIQFTIEEG, encoded by the coding sequence ATGGAGAAATCTATACGCCACGATGGCATAGTAGAATCAATTGAAGGCGAACATATTCGCGTCAAGATAGTTAAACATTCTGCATGTAGCACTTGCAAGGCGGCAGCTCACTGTACTGCATCAGAATCGAAGGAAAAGATTGTGGACATCTTTCACTACGAGCAAAAAGGACTAAAGATCGGTGACGCTGTTGTGGTGGGCACATCAGCTCATTCGATAGGGAAAGCATTACTTCTGGGGTTCGGACTCCCACTGGTACTACTCTTAGCCGTGATGGGCATACTCCTTACAACTGGCTGCGATGAAGGCATTGCCGCATTAGCAGCCATCCTGTCTCTTGCACCTTACTATCTGGTATTATGGATGCTTCGGGAACGCATTGCCGACAGCATCCAGTTCACTATAGAAGAGGGGTAA
- a CDS encoding chloride channel protein — translation MTDTAIESSSPNNWLSRLHQWREEHISERMFVLILAFFVGFFSAVAAFVLHWLINQIVSLLTSSFDASSSNWLYLVYPVVGIYITSLFVRYVVKDNISHGITRILYAISQNRSRLKPHNTWSSVISSAITIGFGGSVGAEAPIVLTGSAIGSNLGKLFKMDSKTLMLLIGCGAAGAIAGIFKAPIAGLVFTIEVLMIDLTMASLMPILVSCVTATCFTYIFSGDAALFTFHLDNPWSVERVPACIGLGVFCGLVSLYFIRTMGFCEDIFARFKDKPYVKLAIGGVMLSLLIYLFPSLYGEGYGPINLLLNGASDHDWERILDNSLFSGQVEMLIPYIALVLLTKVFATSATNGGGGCGGTFAPSLFIGCFSGFLFSRLWNINEVGVYVPEKNFALMGMAGVMSGVMHAPLTGVFLIAELTGGYDLFLPLMIVSICSYLTIILFEPHSIYSSRLAKQGKLITHHTDHAVLTLMQLDSVIDRDFLSVGPDTKLGDIVRKISRSNNIVIPVLDAACNLLGEIDINKIRNIVFRTELYHHFTASQLMQAPPATLTDQSSMALVMKTFDQTHANWLPVLDKDNHLKGYLSRERIYTQYRKMVADMSED, via the coding sequence ATGACGGATACGGCCATAGAATCTTCGTCGCCAAATAATTGGCTGTCACGCCTGCATCAATGGCGTGAGGAGCATATCAGCGAACGTATGTTCGTGCTGATACTGGCTTTCTTTGTCGGCTTCTTTTCCGCTGTGGCAGCATTCGTTCTTCACTGGCTTATTAATCAGATTGTATCATTGCTTACCAGTTCGTTTGATGCATCTTCTTCAAACTGGCTGTATTTGGTATATCCAGTAGTAGGTATATATATCACCTCGCTTTTTGTTCGTTATGTGGTCAAGGATAATATCTCGCATGGTATTACCCGTATCCTTTATGCTATCAGTCAGAACCGTTCGCGTCTGAAGCCTCATAATACGTGGTCTAGCGTGATATCTTCAGCAATCACCATTGGTTTTGGTGGTAGTGTGGGAGCCGAGGCACCTATCGTGCTGACGGGTTCGGCAATTGGCAGTAATCTTGGAAAACTGTTCAAGATGGACAGCAAGACGCTGATGCTTCTTATTGGCTGTGGTGCTGCAGGTGCTATTGCAGGCATCTTCAAAGCTCCTATAGCAGGCTTAGTGTTTACTATCGAGGTGTTGATGATTGACCTGACGATGGCATCGTTGATGCCTATTCTGGTGAGTTGTGTCACAGCGACCTGTTTTACTTATATATTCAGTGGTGATGCCGCTTTGTTTACTTTCCATCTAGATAACCCTTGGTCGGTTGAGCGTGTGCCTGCCTGCATCGGCTTGGGTGTGTTCTGTGGTTTGGTGAGCCTTTATTTCATCCGTACAATGGGCTTCTGCGAGGATATCTTTGCACGTTTCAAGGATAAACCATACGTAAAACTTGCCATTGGCGGCGTGATGTTGAGCCTTTTGATTTACCTGTTCCCCTCGCTTTATGGTGAAGGTTACGGTCCTATCAATCTGTTGCTCAACGGTGCTTCTGATCATGATTGGGAGCGAATACTGGATAATTCACTTTTTTCTGGTCAGGTGGAGATGTTGATACCTTATATCGCATTAGTACTCCTGACGAAAGTATTTGCTACGTCAGCTACCAATGGTGGCGGTGGCTGTGGTGGTACGTTTGCTCCCTCGTTGTTTATTGGATGTTTCAGTGGTTTCCTTTTCTCCCGCCTTTGGAATATCAATGAGGTGGGGGTTTATGTGCCCGAGAAGAACTTCGCCCTGATGGGTATGGCAGGCGTGATGTCGGGCGTGATGCATGCGCCTCTCACTGGCGTTTTCCTCATTGCCGAACTGACAGGAGGTTATGACCTGTTCCTCCCCCTGATGATTGTGTCTATCTGCTCTTACCTGACTATCATCCTGTTCGAGCCTCACAGCATCTATAGCTCGCGTCTGGCTAAGCAGGGTAAGCTCATCACGCATCATACTGACCATGCCGTGTTGACGCTGATGCAGTTGGATAGTGTCATTGACCGTGATTTCCTGTCCGTAGGTCCCGACACCAAGTTGGGTGATATTGTCAGGAAAATCAGTCGTTCTAATAATATTGTCATTCCGGTTCTCGATGCCGCATGCAATCTGTTGGGCGAGATTGATATTAACAAAATCAGGAACATCGTGTTCCGCACCGAGTTATACCATCATTTCACTGCCAGTCAGTTGATGCAGGCACCGCCTGCCACGCTGACGGATCAGTCGTCAATGGCTTTGGTCATGAAGACCTTCGACCAGACGCATGCCAACTGGCTGCCTGTGCTCGATAAGGACAACCACCTGAAGGGCTACCTTTCTCGTGAGCGCATCTATACGCAGTATCGTAAGATGGTGGCAGATATGTCGGAAGATTAA
- a CDS encoding aldo/keto reductase, which translates to MRYTELGRTGMKISHISFGASSLGSVFRETNESESFKAVETAIEGGINFIDVSPYYGHYKAETVLGKALRNIPREKYFLSTKVGRYGRDGVNTWDYSAKRVTDSVYESMERLGIDFIDLINVHDIEFQAARPGGLQLVVDETLPALVELKKKGVVGHVGITDLQLENLKWVIEHSEAGTVESILNFCHYTLNDDAIVDYLDFFEQHGIGIVNASPLSMGLLSQRGVPAWHPAPKALVEVCQKAAQYCNEKNYPIEKLAVQFSVSNPRIASTLFSSANPENVKRNIQWANEEPDWDLVREVKEIIGNQQRVTWANS; encoded by the coding sequence ATGAGGTACACAGAATTAGGACGTACAGGGATGAAGATTTCCCACATTAGTTTCGGCGCTTCTTCTTTAGGTAGCGTGTTTCGTGAGACGAATGAGAGCGAGAGCTTTAAAGCCGTAGAAACTGCCATTGAAGGAGGTATCAATTTTATAGATGTTAGTCCATATTATGGACACTATAAGGCCGAGACCGTGTTGGGTAAAGCCCTGCGAAATATACCCCGCGAAAAATATTTCCTGAGCACAAAGGTTGGCCGATATGGTAGGGATGGCGTGAATACATGGGACTATTCTGCCAAGCGCGTTACGGATAGTGTCTATGAAAGTATGGAGCGTCTGGGTATAGACTTCATCGACCTCATCAACGTTCATGATATTGAGTTTCAGGCTGCCCGTCCAGGTGGACTTCAGTTGGTTGTCGATGAGACCCTGCCTGCGTTGGTAGAGCTCAAAAAGAAAGGTGTTGTTGGTCACGTTGGTATTACCGACTTGCAGTTGGAGAACCTAAAGTGGGTTATCGAACATAGTGAGGCTGGTACTGTAGAGAGTATCCTGAATTTCTGCCACTACACTCTTAATGACGATGCCATCGTTGATTATCTGGATTTCTTTGAGCAGCATGGTATTGGTATTGTGAATGCTTCGCCCCTGTCCATGGGATTGCTGTCACAGCGTGGCGTGCCTGCCTGGCATCCAGCTCCCAAGGCTTTGGTAGAGGTTTGTCAGAAGGCCGCTCAGTATTGCAATGAGAAGAACTATCCCATTGAGAAACTGGCTGTACAGTTCTCTGTAAGTAATCCCCGTATCGCTTCAACGCTGTTCTCATCGGCTAATCCTGAGAATGTAAAGAGGAATATCCAATGGGCTAACGAAGAGCCTGATTGGGACTTGGTACGTGAGGTGAAGGAGATTATTGGTAATCAGCAACGTGTCACATGGGCAAACTCATAA
- a CDS encoding amidohydrolase: MGKLIIDVHSHLWLKQDTTVDGKRILSLKNGRSIFMDEEVQMLPPFMIDGRNTAEVFLSNMNYAQVGAAVVVQEVIDGCQNAYLTKVQQQYPDRFFCMGMAWNTDEAQAVIDAGLKGIAFPGHRIHESLLTLMPVFKLMERKKMVLSMCLADDEEQIGQMAEVIQECPNLKVAIGHFGMPNTASFRSQMLLARQGQNVMVESGGITWLYNSEFYPFPTAIRRIREAADLVGMDRLMWGSDYPRTITAITYRMSYDFVEKSSELTDTEKQLFLGTNAKAFYGFSDLPELPYIKNMSE; the protein is encoded by the coding sequence ATGGGCAAACTCATAATAGACGTTCACAGTCATCTGTGGTTGAAACAGGATACCACCGTTGATGGGAAGCGTATCCTGTCGTTAAAAAACGGCCGAAGCATCTTCATGGACGAGGAGGTACAGATGTTGCCTCCGTTTATGATTGACGGACGAAACACTGCAGAGGTGTTTCTCTCGAACATGAACTATGCGCAGGTGGGAGCCGCTGTTGTGGTACAGGAGGTGATAGATGGATGCCAGAACGCCTATCTGACGAAGGTGCAACAGCAATACCCCGATCGTTTCTTCTGTATGGGTATGGCCTGGAATACGGACGAGGCACAGGCTGTCATCGACGCTGGTTTGAAGGGTATTGCTTTTCCAGGTCATCGTATCCACGAGTCATTGCTCACGTTGATGCCTGTCTTTAAGCTCATGGAACGTAAAAAGATGGTGCTGTCAATGTGTTTGGCTGATGATGAAGAGCAGATAGGGCAGATGGCAGAAGTTATTCAGGAATGTCCTAACCTCAAGGTGGCTATTGGTCATTTCGGAATGCCCAACACGGCATCGTTCCGCAGTCAGATGCTTTTAGCGCGTCAGGGACAGAACGTGATGGTGGAGTCGGGTGGTATCACGTGGCTCTATAACTCAGAGTTCTATCCATTCCCCACGGCTATTCGTCGTATTCGCGAGGCTGCCGACTTAGTAGGTATGGACCGTTTGATGTGGGGCTCTGATTATCCTCGCACCATCACAGCTATTACCTATCGTATGTCGTATGATTTTGTAGAGAAGTCTTCCGAGCTCACAGATACAGAGAAGCAACTCTTCCTTGGGACTAATGCTAAGGCGTTCTATGGGTTCTCAGACCTACCGGAACTACCTTATATAAAGAATATGTCAGAATAG
- a CDS encoding zinc-binding alcohol dehydrogenase family protein: MKAIQITHSQELNIVDLPKPEMPGEGEVMLRLSYVGFCGSDINTFMGRNSMALNPVIPGHEVGAVIEAVGANVPEELKPGMVVTCNPYTNCGKCASCRNQRVNACQHNETLGVQRNGAMKEYIVLPWEKIIPAGSLTPKVTALVEPMSVGFHAVSRAQVTDIDVVMVIGCGMVGMGAIVRSVMRGATVIAADIDDEKLALAKKMGATYTINTKTEDAHQRLSEMTNGFGPDVVIEAVGSVPTYQMAINEVAFTGRVACIGYAKSEVSFQTKYFVQKELDIRGSRNAQPSDFRAVIRYLERGTCPVDDLITKVIKPEEALETMRWWSENPGKVFRILVEF; encoded by the coding sequence ATGAAAGCAATTCAAATTACGCATTCGCAAGAATTAAACATTGTAGATCTGCCTAAACCAGAGATGCCAGGCGAGGGTGAGGTGATGCTTCGCCTTTCATATGTAGGCTTCTGCGGTTCAGACATCAATACCTTTATGGGACGTAACTCTATGGCGTTGAACCCTGTTATTCCTGGTCATGAGGTGGGAGCTGTGATTGAGGCTGTTGGCGCTAATGTACCTGAGGAACTGAAACCTGGTATGGTGGTTACGTGTAACCCTTATACTAACTGTGGCAAGTGTGCCTCATGTCGTAATCAGCGTGTCAATGCCTGTCAGCATAACGAGACACTTGGAGTACAGCGTAACGGTGCCATGAAGGAATATATCGTTTTGCCTTGGGAGAAGATTATCCCTGCAGGTTCGCTCACACCGAAGGTGACGGCCTTGGTAGAGCCAATGAGTGTTGGCTTTCATGCAGTGAGTCGTGCGCAGGTAACTGATATCGACGTGGTGATGGTTATTGGTTGTGGTATGGTAGGTATGGGTGCCATCGTACGTTCTGTGATGCGTGGTGCTACCGTTATTGCTGCTGATATCGATGATGAGAAGTTGGCTTTGGCCAAGAAGATGGGCGCTACCTATACAATTAATACAAAGACAGAGGATGCTCATCAGCGCTTATCGGAGATGACAAACGGTTTTGGTCCAGATGTTGTAATCGAGGCTGTAGGTAGTGTGCCTACCTATCAGATGGCTATCAATGAAGTTGCGTTTACAGGTCGTGTGGCCTGCATTGGCTATGCAAAGTCGGAGGTGTCGTTCCAGACAAAATACTTTGTACAGAAGGAGTTGGATATCCGTGGTTCTCGTAATGCCCAGCCTTCTGACTTCCGTGCTGTTATTCGTTACTTGGAGCGTGGCACCTGTCCTGTGGATGACCTGATTACAAAGGTTATCAAGCCTGAGGAAGCACTTGAAACGATGCGTTGGTGGAGTGAGAATCCTGGTAAGGTGTTCAGAATCCTCGTGGAATTCTAA
- a CDS encoding YraN family protein: MTAQEIFSLRKAGKLEEAYEEARKLYAIDKGTHASSVMFWTATDIQKLRIQAGRTDEAKKILLALERLLKHVETPDELMTSQLSRCKELLEKTTSLKNLNTKEPKHIQLGIRGEEIAVAYLREKGYIILERDWHSNHRDIDIIAQDNNCTVFIEVKARQNRMFAEPESAVNYHKLKNLRLAINHYIKYRQINNPWRFDVITVVGELGCQTPEIQHIQDFQLY, from the coding sequence ATGACAGCACAGGAAATTTTTTCACTTAGAAAGGCAGGAAAGTTAGAAGAGGCTTACGAGGAAGCTCGTAAGCTCTACGCCATCGACAAAGGAACACACGCTTCTTCTGTAATGTTCTGGACAGCAACCGACATTCAGAAGCTTCGCATCCAAGCAGGACGAACTGATGAAGCTAAGAAAATTCTTTTGGCTTTAGAACGTCTATTGAAACACGTCGAGACACCTGACGAGCTGATGACCAGTCAGTTATCAAGATGCAAAGAACTCCTTGAGAAGACTACCTCTCTGAAGAATCTAAATACAAAAGAGCCAAAGCATATCCAATTGGGAATCCGCGGAGAAGAAATCGCAGTAGCCTACCTACGCGAAAAAGGCTATATTATCCTTGAGCGCGACTGGCATTCAAATCATCGCGATATAGACATCATCGCACAGGATAACAACTGTACAGTATTTATAGAAGTAAAGGCTCGACAAAACCGTATGTTTGCCGAGCCAGAATCTGCTGTCAATTATCATAAACTGAAGAATCTACGTCTTGCCATCAACCACTACATCAAATACCGTCAAATAAACAATCCTTGGCGTTTTGATGTCATCACCGTCGTAGGCGAGTTAGGTTGCCAGACGCCTGAGATTCAACACATTCAAGATTTCCAACTATATTAG
- a CDS encoding MFS transporter: MTQTIQKTLRDSAAMRWTALLLLALAMFCSYIFMDILSPIKDLMLSERGWDSSAFGTMQGSEVFLNVFAFFLIFAGIILDKMGVRFTAVLSAVVMLVGAVIKWYAVTDAFIGTGLETWFTNNLNYIPVFDELGVSPFYEGMPASAKFAACGFMIFGCGCEMAGITVSRGIVKWFKGREMALAMGSEMALARLGVATCMIFSPFFARLGGSISVSRSVAFGVVLLCIALIMTIVYFVMDKKLDAQTGEAEEKDDPFKISDLGQILTSSGFWLVALLCVLYYSAIFPFQKYAVNMLQCNLTLEAPAADSFWAQPDVTIVQYVIMLLVAGFGFASNFQKKANNKYILLALSILSLITYCYMGYMRQSAESIFAVFPLLAVLITPILGSYVDHKGKAASMLVLGSLLLIACHLTFAFILPMFNGSTVGGVIVAYATILVLGSSFSLVPASLWPSVPKLVDAKIIGSAYALIFWIQNIGLWLFPLLIGKVLDKTNPDVTDPTQYDYTWPLIMLASLGVAALILGLLLKVVDKKKGLGLEEPNIKE; this comes from the coding sequence ATGACACAAACAATTCAAAAAACACTGCGCGACAGTGCCGCCATGCGCTGGACCGCCTTGCTGCTTCTGGCTCTCGCCATGTTCTGCAGCTACATCTTCATGGACATTCTTTCACCTATCAAGGACCTGATGCTCTCTGAGCGCGGATGGGACTCTAGTGCATTCGGAACAATGCAAGGCTCTGAGGTATTCCTCAACGTCTTTGCTTTCTTCCTGATTTTCGCAGGTATCATCCTCGACAAGATGGGCGTACGTTTCACCGCTGTCCTCTCTGCCGTTGTCATGCTGGTAGGTGCTGTCATCAAATGGTATGCAGTAACAGATGCCTTCATTGGTACAGGATTGGAAACATGGTTCACCAATAACCTGAATTATATTCCTGTATTCGACGAATTAGGTGTTTCACCTTTCTACGAGGGTATGCCAGCCTCAGCAAAATTTGCTGCTTGCGGCTTCATGATTTTCGGTTGTGGCTGTGAGATGGCAGGTATCACTGTTAGTCGTGGTATCGTGAAGTGGTTCAAAGGTCGCGAAATGGCTTTGGCAATGGGCTCTGAGATGGCTTTAGCTCGTTTGGGAGTTGCTACCTGTATGATTTTCTCCCCCTTCTTTGCTCGTCTGGGTGGAAGCATCAGTGTAAGCCGTTCAGTCGCTTTTGGCGTTGTCCTGCTGTGTATCGCCCTCATCATGACCATTGTATATTTCGTGATGGATAAGAAACTGGATGCTCAGACTGGTGAAGCCGAAGAGAAGGATGATCCATTCAAGATTTCAGACCTCGGACAGATTCTCACCTCAAGCGGTTTCTGGCTCGTCGCTCTGCTCTGCGTACTCTACTACAGCGCCATCTTCCCCTTCCAGAAGTATGCTGTCAACATGTTACAATGTAACCTCACCCTTGAAGCACCCGCAGCAGATTCTTTCTGGGCACAGCCTGACGTCACAATCGTACAGTATGTTATCATGCTTTTGGTAGCAGGCTTCGGATTTGCCAGCAACTTCCAGAAAAAGGCCAACAACAAATATATTCTCTTGGCTCTCTCTATTCTGTCACTCATAACCTATTGCTATATGGGTTATATGCGCCAGTCTGCAGAGTCTATCTTCGCGGTATTCCCCTTGCTGGCTGTGCTAATTACACCTATTCTGGGTAGTTATGTTGACCATAAGGGTAAGGCTGCTTCTATGCTTGTTTTGGGATCATTACTGCTGATTGCCTGCCACCTTACCTTCGCTTTCATCCTGCCCATGTTCAATGGCAGTACCGTTGGAGGTGTTATCGTGGCCTATGCTACCATCCTAGTTTTGGGTTCATCATTCTCATTAGTGCCTGCATCATTGTGGCCTAGCGTTCCCAAGCTTGTAGATGCAAAGATCATCGGTTCTGCCTATGCGCTGATTTTCTGGATTCAGAACATCGGCTTGTGGCTGTTCCCCTTGCTAATCGGTAAGGTACTCGACAAGACCAATCCTGATGTTACAGACCCCACACAATACGACTACACCTGGCCTCTTATCATGCTGGCCTCACTTGGTGTAGCAGCATTGATTCTTGGACTGCTTCTGAAAGTGGTTGACAAGAAGAAGGGGCTTGGACTTGAAGAACCTAACATCAAAGAATAA